Proteins encoded within one genomic window of Besnoitia besnoiti strain Bb-Ger1 chromosome II, whole genome shotgun sequence:
- a CDS encoding hypothetical protein (encoded by transcript BESB_033530) produces MAWRLRTCEYFLQALAELQHKELENVPEYPSCNSNVKLLSSAIVYERTTAQFKCEGADGLQPGNDGKKFCMDTACSTTPSLGEDFELDYQSSHEYTLKVEKQPQDSRTLYFFCKNISGRATLRQSRAEAVSEREATCTIQILAVGSTPLDKKTDRNSDHAPRRQHHRRTVTVLFVPLVSILDMHSQELPLGSFRAFGPSALSYSPQSAASHSEKCKNGKDLFLSVTPNKNKVAFSSHTGASASPDSMENAFQDRDVQTEKRLTELETCIADRLTHVYIASALAVPNRAHGKIVSW; encoded by the exons ATGGCCTGGCGCCTTAGAACTTGTGAATACTTTCTGCAGGCTCTGGCAGAGCTGCAGCATAAAGAATT AGAGAATGTTCCTGAATACCCCTCCTGCAATAGCAACGTCAAACTGCTTTCCTCTGCCATTGTCTACGAAAGGACGACCGCACAGTTCAAGTGTGAGGGCGCAGACGGCTTGCAGCCGGGCAACGACGGAAAGAAATTCTGCATGGACACGGCCTGCAGTACGACACCCTCGCTGGGTGAAGATTTCGAGCTCGATTACCAGTCCAGCCACGAGTACACGCTCAAAGTTGAAAAACAGCCACAGGACTCCAGGACGTTGTATTTTTTCTGCAAGAATATCTCTGGGAGAGCTACTCTTCGACAAAGCAGGGCAGAGGCCGTGTCTGAACGGGAGGCCACTTGCACTATTCAAATTCTGGCGGTTGGCTCCACACCACTGGACAAGAAGACGGACCGAAACTCAGATCATGCACCTCGACGGCAACACCATCG CCGCACCGTTACGGTCCTGTTCGTCCCGCTCGTTTCTATCCTCGACATGCACTCGCAGGAACTTCCCCTCGGGAGCTTCCGCGCGTTTGGACCTTCTGCACTGTCATACTCACCGCAGTCAGCTGCGTCGCACTCAG AGAAGTGCAAAAACGGCAAGGACCTCTTCCTCAGCGTTACGCCGAACAAGAACAAGGTCGCATTCTCGAGCCACACAGGAGCGTCTGCGTCACCAGATAGCATGGAGAACGCCTTTCAAGATAGAGACGTTCAAACGGAAAAGCGTCTCACGGAGTTGGAG ACGTGCATCGCCGATCGGTTGACGCATGTCTACATTGCTTCAGCACTGGCAGTCCCCAACCGTGCCCATGGCAAGATTGTTTCTTGGTGA
- a CDS encoding histone lysine acetyltransferase MYST-B (encoded by transcript BESB_033470) — protein sequence MHWRSEKGRTLSAPSGGGGREEGGGGGEKKGEGGRKAGTAIDRDPWLPSSSYPGSSSSSSSRSSPSGSFSRTSSFSSTRHSSSHSSSRSSSSFSSRPPSSSSSSSSPSSSSSSSSSPSSSSSGAASRSGGFASSRASPLPHPAVRRGLSPSPAQSPGGGLRAGSRDSQASSPAKPVASSSGASLHHAASTAPPGFSSSQRPPAASAGSASASRSVLQASPAGSPASRRERERGRKAESPPRADAPLWAAERCEDGRRGEEGGKRRREPSERSERRRREEEREKKRQGDRDSRRRDEEPRGDRRRREGENEKDDRRSAGGDAARESGQEAAAPAAEGAEEAKGDAKGELKGDAKIDEPALGATSGGTAEEARGEPTRDEASSSASDTVTMKKRKTEKEKDERGRPALSAVESKEPKALAVNQWIGARLGSAFVIGKIISIRALHSSAASFYTPSSPALRRRHQSGGRTCPSCSKFISRDSSTASSFTCRHCGATSSVPAGAAAPRRSESLDARPGGRGKSLGEGAGPDGGATAVGAQGTAEAPGETGEREKEKTQGRGRGPAREEEKEKASHKGNYVTLVPETDAPDQYEYYIHYRHTNRRLDIWLRFSDLRPVTQSGEILDFEEGDAERRARLKSREGGAAGRRRKRRRDSDSWGELFSGSSSAEEWSNEDESSEDEGDTWEEQMEKLAKFHPSVHFSDHDEEAAEEHEGMDLATLQAHEEATKIKTIRQIHFGRFLLQTWYFSPYPAHVQDAEVLHVCEFCLSFFRYDSELATHATRCVLRHPPGDEIYRAGRLSVFEVDGSVSRVYSENLCFLAKLFLDHKTLQYDVEPFLFYVLTEADEAGCHLIGYFSKEKISLQAYNLACILTLPQHQRKGYGRFLISFSYLLSLREKKKGGPERPLSDLGRLSYLGWWTWCLLTHLESDAQKKKRKISIEDLVRSTAVREEDIQRTLEEIGVLRYVQGHHLLLLHPELVKARLKEAGSAGVLVHGEHLRFVAYHRTPPAAREALPRPRPDDD from the exons ATGCACTGGCGCAGCGAAAAGGGACGGACTTTGTCCGCTCCCTCTGgtggcggagggcgcgaggagggggggggcggcggggagaagaagggcgaaggcggccgaAAGGCAGGAACGGCCATCGACCGCGACCCCTGGCTGCCGTCGAGCTCCTACCCAGGTTCTTCTTCGTCGAGTTCCTCCcggtcgtcgccgtcggggAGCTTCTCGCGgacgtcttccttctcctccacGCGCCACTCGTCTTCACACTCTTCTTCCCGGTCGAGTTCGTCGTTTTCATCGCGGCcaccttcctcctcttcatcttcttcctctccatcttcttcgtcctcttcttcctcctctccttcctcatcttccagcggcgccgcgtctcggtCTGGGGGattcgcctcttctcgcgcgtcgcctctgccgcatCCTGCGGTTCGGCGGGGCTTGTCGCCCTCCCCGGCGCAGTCGCCAGGGGGCGGCCTGCGGGCTGGGAGCCGTGACTCtcaggcctcgtcgcctgcgaagcctgtcgcctcttcctcgGGAGCGAGTCTGCACCACGCGGCCTCCACCGCCCCCCCGggcttctcctcgtcgcagcggccgcctgccgcctccgcgggttCCGCGTCCGCTTCGCGGTCGGTCTtgcaggcgtcgcccgcggggAGCCCGGCGTCGCGACGGGAGCGCGAAAGAGGCAGGAAGGCGGAGTCCCCGCCGCGTGCCGACGCCCCGCTGTGGGCAGCTGAGCGGTGCGAAGatggacgcagaggagaggaaggcggcaagcggcgccgcgagccaagcgaacgcagcgagcgccgacggcgggaagaggagcgagagaagaaacggcAGGGGGACCGGGACAGCCGGCGACGAGACGAAGAGCCTCGAGGCGAccggcgtcgcagagagggagagaacgaaaaagacgacagaagaagcgcgggcggagacgcggcgcgcgaaagcgggcaggaagcggcggcacccgccgcggaaggcgctgaagaagcgaaaggcgACGCCAAAGGTGAACTTAAAGGTGACGCGAAAATCGACGAGCCGGCGCTAGGAGCGACGTCAGGAGGTAccgcggaagaggcgcgaggcgaaccgACGAGGGATgaggccagcagcagcgcgagtgaCACGGTCACAatgaaaaagaggaagacggagaaagagaaagacgaaCGCGGCCGCCCAGCTCTCTCCGCGGTGGAGTCGAAGGAGCCCAAGGCGCTGGCGGTCAACCAGTGGATCGGGGCGCGGCTCGGCAGCGCGTTTGTCATCGGCAAG ATTATCAGCATTCGCGCCCTGCactcgtcggcggcctcgttcTACACGCCGAGTTCGCccgcgctgcggagacggCACCAGAGCGGCGGGCGAACCTGTCCCTCCTGCTCCAAGTTCATCTCGCGCGACTCCTCCACGGCTTCGTCCTTCACCTGCCGGCACTGTGGGGCGACGAGCTCGgtccccgcgggcgcggcggcgccgcggcggtcggaGTCTCTCGATGCGCGGCCGGGCGGTCGGGGCAAGTCGCTGGGCGAGGGCGCTGGGCCCGACGggggcgcgaccgcggtcggagcCCAGGGgacagcagaggcgccgggggagacaggcgaacgcgagaaggagaagacgcagggcAGGGGCCGggggccggcgcgcgaggaagagaaggagaaggcctCGCACAAAGGCAACTACGTCACCCTGGTGCCGGAGACCGACGCGCCAGACCAGTATGAGTACTACATCCACTACCGGCACACGAACCGGCGCCTGGATATCTGGTTGAGGTTCAGCGATTTGCGACCAGTCACGCAGAGCGGGGAAATCCTTGActtcgaggagggcgacgccgagaggcgcgcgcgcctgaagagccgagagggcggcgctgccggacgccgcaggaagcggcgcagagacagcgactCGTGGGGCGAGCTCTTCTCGGGGAGCAGCTCCGCAGAGGAGTGGTCAAACGAAGACGAAAGTTccgaggacgaaggcgacaccTGGGAGGAGCAGATGGAAAAACTCGCAAAGTTCCACCCCTCCGTCCACTTCTCAGAC cacgacgaagaagccgcggaggagcaCGAAGGCATGGACCTGGCgactctgcaggcgcacgaGGAGGCAACCAAGATCAAGACCATTCGACAGATTCACTTTGGGCGATTCCTGCTGCAGACTTGGTACTTCTCTCCGTACCCTGCTCACGTTCAGGACGCGGAGGTCCTCCACGTCTGCGAGTTCtgtctttccttcttccgctACGACTCGGAGCTCGCGACCCACGCCACCCGCTGCGTCCTCAGGCACCCGCCCGGAGACGAAATCTACCGCGCTGGAAG gCTTTCCGTGTTCGAAGTCGAcggcagcgtctcgcgcgtgtaTAGCGAGAACCTGTGCTTCCTCGCGAAGCTCTTTCTTGATCACAAGACGCTGCAGTACGACGTCGAGCCCTTTCTCTTCTACGTCCTCACCGAG GCTGACGAGGCGGGCTGTCATTTGATCGGCTACTTTTCCAAG GAGAAGATTTCTTTGCAGGCATACAACCTCGCATGCATCTTGACGCTTCCGCAGCACCAGCGGAAGGGCTACGGGCGCTTTCTCATATCGTTCTCCTACCTGCTTTcgctgcgcgagaagaagaagggcggTCCAGAGCGGCCGCTGAGCGACCTGGGCAGGCTCAGCTACCTCGGTTGGTGGACGTGGTGTCTTCTCACCCAcctcgagagcgacgcgcagaagaaaaagcggaaaaTCTCCATCGAG GACTTGGTGCGGAGCACGGCCGTCCGCGAGGAAGACATTCAGCGCACACTGGAGGAAATCGGCGTCCTCAg
- a CDS encoding hypothetical protein (encoded by transcript BESB_033520), translating into MTSPSTHSFVFCAAESLAGPGRNWKRHLDPTPHGCPHRETRRAAPEPPAHPPTQAYVPPRRGALLHSSGVRACSSHSDPFRRSPVVGQVAGLSPNGGPPTTPSVGGRSLRQILKRYFAPEALPVQGNAVERC; encoded by the coding sequence ATGACGAGCCCTTCCACGCACAGCTTTGTGTTTTGTGCTGCGGAGAGTCTAGCAGGTCCCGGCAGAAACTGGAAACGCCATTTGGATCCGACCCCACACGGGTGTCCCCATCGCGAGACCCGCCGAGCAGCTCCAGAGCCACCTGCTCATCCACCGACGCAGGCATACgttcctcctcgacgcggtGCCCTCCTGCACTCTAGTGGAGTGCGTGCGTGCAGCTCACACAGCGATCCATTTAGGAGGTCCCCTGTTGTTGGACAGGTGGCTGGTCTCAGCCCTAACGGAGGTCCACCGACGACACCATCCGTCGGAGGCCGATCCTTGCGTCAAATTCTGAAAAGGTACTTCGCACCAGAGGCTCTACCTGTGCAAGGCAACGCTGTCGAGCGATGCTGA
- a CDS encoding hypothetical protein (encoded by transcript BESB_033510), with amino-acid sequence MRNAIFPRVDFLRYLKKIHVSYCPARSQTEVAKQLIMRVTSESVKKKFPHLQTSWEMLAYDAPATVEVELLDGRRIRRIIDGYSKPEKKKIIDDWRFAANMEPWPEVLAPQPRGAPSGGAAPRPEASAVDAKAQEGTK; translated from the exons ATGCGGAATGCGATTTTCCCGCGCGTGGATTTTCTGCGCTACTTGAAGAAAATCCACGTGAGCTACTGTCCGGCGCGGTCGCAGACGGAAGTCGCCAA GCAGCTGATCATGCGCGTGACGTCGGAGTCGGTCAAGAAGAAGTTTCCGCACCTCCAGACCTCGTGGGAAATGCTGGC GTACGACGCCCCAGCCACGGTCGAGGTGGAGCTGCTTGACGGCCGCAGGATCCG GAGGATTATTGACGGATACAGCAAaccggagaagaagaagatcATAGACGACTGGCGATTCGCAG ccAACATGGAGCCTTGGCCTGAggtcctcgcgccgcagccgcgcggggcgccgagcggcggagccgcaccGCGGCCTGAAGCGTCTGCTGTGGACGCCAAAGCCCAGGAGGGCACTAAGTGA
- a CDS encoding putative glycosyl transferase (encoded by transcript BESB_033480), with product MLPSSPLLSLSFAALPPVPFLVACASAALFRSAFASLPLDFLFFRLPSSAHAPPLQEEAGRPRGSAAVSTLASSFVLSFVFIFSLCCCLRLAQWISSRVTLQKREALPEGPASRRGARRREGTRPEEEEKEKEGREESAAADIPLRVVVVLGSGGHTAEMLHLVRGFNPRFFKLHFLVADSDTNSLRQLTATQWGLPETEARSEGERRNAPDTSGEGNEARALKELMEQRGFGVFRIPRSRDVGQPFFTSIFSSLHALGVSLRLVWTLNPQLVLVNGPGTCVPVAFAALVREFVTGTRFSLIFVESACRVESLSLSGRLLYPFADRVFVQWESLAKKFPKSEFLGSPLY from the exons AtgctgccttcttctcctctcttgaGTCTCTCCTTtgccgcgcttcctccggTCCCCTTCCTCGTTGCATGCGCATCTGCGGCACTGTTCCGCTCTGCGTTCGCCTCTTTGCCGCTTGATTTCTTGTTCTTCCGcctgccttcttctgcgcacgcgccgcccctGCAAGAGGAGGCtgggcgaccgcgcggcagcgctgcgGTTTCCACACTCGCTTCGTCTTTCGTGCTCTCCTTTGTCTTCATCTTctcgctctgctgctgcctgcgcctcgcccagTGGATCTCTAGTAGGGTGACCCTCCAGAAGCGGGAAGCCCTGCCCGAAGGTccggcctcgaggcgcggggcCAGACGTCGAGAAGGCACTCGccccgaagaagaagagaaagaaaaggaaggaagggaggagagcgccgccgcggacatCCCCCTGCGGGTTGTCGTCGTTCTCGGATCGG gcggacACACTGCGGAGATGCTGCATCTGGTTCGCGGCTTCAACCCTCGTTTTTTCAAACTCCATTTCCTCGTCGCGGACTCCGACACAAACAGTCTGCGGCAGCTGACCGCGACCCAGTGGGGTCTCCCCGAG acagaggcgcggagcgaaggggagagaagaaacgctCCCGACACGAGCGGCGAGGGCAACGAGGCGAGGGCCCTGAAGGAGCTGATGGAGCAGCGCGGGTTTGGGGTGTTTCGGATTCCGAGGAGTCGCGACGTTGGTCAGCCCTTTTTCACTTCGATTTTCTCTTCGTTGCACGCCCTGGGCGTCTCCTTGCGCCTTGTGTGGACTCTAAACCCGCAGCTG GTGCTGGTTAACGGTCCGGGCACGTGTGTCCCcgtggccttcgccgccctcgtccgcGAG TTCGTCACGGGCACGCGGTTCTCGCTTATTTTCGTCGagagcgcctgccgcgtcgagtccctctccctctcgggGCGGCTCCTGTACCCCTTCGCCGACCGTGTCTTCGTGCAGTGGGAGTCGCTCGCCAAGAAGTTCCCCAAGAGCGAATTCCTCGGCTCGCCGCTGTACTGA
- a CDS encoding hypothetical protein (encoded by transcript BESB_033500), giving the protein MTPATPANLHAGRALLASRRGVLSPQPGSAERRQSAGASRRSRQLQLVSEPPFSPQIAFQSPPSLLNSLRLSCASSSSRFAGVRRHTQAPIPTPAAAGSRGFEPRGADGARVSRRRSPDRGAVFSSSSSLSSSAPSALRAASCLSVVSAAPSVSCVPLSLGSSFLSPPSASLHGLSPHPLVANSDTFSHPRHFLSCRSFFSLFRKKATSASGAGAASASPSSSNAEPASPAADSPAHMTLAAPSSPVFAAPRDPRFSPSPGSLSFAEEAARRATEAADASAVEAVRATDAASLAVSQVSHLGAEPTREKLEAIRRNKFERFPFVFASLSSAVPEELHRRVRERMEKARRGKRDRDTSRRLRREIHPAAPEPETPRAEALIAEETPDRRESDGSERARSDIRGRVLRDRKGRRLRGGQRGKISSQHHLHYPLLLSSLSIVYEDFALLKDRILKQSRRVRALIALSVFGLCWVAYNWEDVRRRLGLEGAAVLHEGMRSQELQFTAREFSKQLIDDLLQDQRLQAGAQRWVQELLNASDQEAAALAVRVLNAEPVQSAVKRLLDDLIQYLCQNPRVQQQVAELLSYAITLPVARDTAGAWCGDLLQRPDVQQAAQTFVNDAILSEPSVRAQAAELAQWCSTRVINDTTTVDATRDHALQVLGDATVQNFVSDFLWKVLKGFMQPRWLGGGKAAAEEGASAPAEPAQEGASPASEPQAPGGEKGENGDETGENPNVEADKDELRKRLQQALAAAGDSAGGATVGIERESLERVLALLNSANEDVPPSARASRHSPACSSEPSQANLPVTSSPSSPGASLSAPVSSDISAQAAEVFVFPVALSAASAGAEDSAESVWVPALEPAPASSLPLTVYAEQDSCQAAAEGVSPLSASPPSLSSSSPLLAAPSRPGAAYPTGSLSPLGSFCELHELAEPGGLGDSEENESAQAQPSPGRALALTDARPPSPKDETAPREDPSEEAKLQEKFESDEEDGETQAPAAPDPDAAASFRGRFSLSAFANEILGRRRQRENGEGTGGAGDATRGRLRRGGRWHEPENPGSSERGNDETGNAETGNADANGASLTSPLLPQEEVEAARRLTASFSRLMPANPRASSPWREAEKGDAPANKPGRDED; this is encoded by the exons AtgacgcctgcgacgccggcgaaccTACACGCAGGCCgagccctcctcgcctcccggCGGGGTGTCttgtcgccgcagccgggaAGCGCGGAGCGCCGGCAGTCTGCTGGCGCATCTCGTCGTTCTCGTCAGTTGCAACTCGTCTCGGAGCCCCCTTTTTCCCCGCAAATTGCCTTCCAGTCTCCACCTTCTCTTCTCAACTCCTTGCgtctctcctgcgcgtcttcctcctctcgttTCGCTGGAGTCCGTCGGCACACACAGGCGCCTATCCCcacgccggccgccgccggctcgcgCGGGTTCGAACCCcggggcgccgacggcgcgcgagtctctcgGCGCCGGTCTCCTGACCGCGGAGCAGTCTTCTCCAGCTCGAGCTCTCTTTCTTCAagtgcgccttctgcgctgcGTGCAGCTTCCTGCCTGAGCGTCGTCTCGGCCGCACCATCTGTCTCCTGTGTCCCTCTTTCGTTGGGCTCTTCattcctgtctccgccgtccgcgtctctgcatgGCCTTTCGCCGCACCCCCTCGTTGCGAACTCTGATACCTTCTCGCATCCTCGCCATTTCCTCTCTTGTCGctcgttcttctcgcttTTTCGAAAGAAGGCGACCTCTGCATCCGGCGCGGgggctgcctctgcctcgccttcttcttcaaaCGCCGAGCCCGCCTCACCCGCAGCGGACTCTCCCGCGCATATGACGCTCGCggctccctcgtcgcctgtcTTTGCGGCTCCGCGGGATCCTCGCTTTTCCCCGTCGCCAGGCAGCTTGTCgttcgcggaggaggctgcgcggcgcgccacggaggcggcagacgcctccgccgtaGAGGCTGTGCGGGCGAccgacgccgcgtcgctcgcggtgTCGCAGGTGTCTCACTTGGGAGCAgagccgacgcgcgagaaacTGGAGGCGATTCGCAGGAACAAATTCGAGCGCTTTCCTTttgtcttcgcctcgctctcctccgcggtaCCCGAGGAACTCCACCGGCGCGTTCGCGAGCGCatggagaaggcgcggaggggaaagcgagacagagacaccagccggcggctgcggcgcgaaaTCCATCCGGCGGCCCCCGAGCCGGAGACAcctcgcgcagaggcactcatcgcggaggagacgccagaCCGGCGGGAGTccgacggcagcgagcgagcTCGCAGCGACattcgcgggcgcgtcttGCGAGACAGAAAGGGCAGACGCCTACGAGGAGGGCAACGGGGGAAGATCTCTTCGCAGCACCACCTCCATTACCCGCTTCTCctgtcgtcgctctccaTCGTGTACGAAGACTTTGCGCTTCTGAAAGACAGAATCCTCAAGCAAAgcaggcgcgtccgcgcgctcaTCGCCCTGAGCG TTTTCGGGCTGTGTTGGGTTGCGTACAATTGGGAAgacgtgcggcggcggctgggactcgagggcgccgcagtgCTCCACGAGGGCATGCGTTCGCAGGAGCTGCAGTTCACAG cgcgcgaatTCTCCAAGCAGCTCATCGACGACTTGCTTCAGGACCAGCGG ctccaggcaggcgcgcagcgctggGTGCAGGAGTTGCTGAATGCCAGCGACcaagaggcagcggcgctcgcggtgcGCGTGCTGAACGCGGAGCCGGTACAGAGCGCCGtcaagcgcctcctcgacgacCTCATCCA GTACTTGTGTCAGAATCCCCGAgtgcagcagcaggtcgCTGAACTGCTCAGCTACGCCATCACCTT ACCGGTCGCGCGCGacaccgcgggcgcctggTGCGGCGACCTCTTGCAGCGCCCAGACGTTCAGCAAGCCGCACAGACCTTCGT GAACGACGCGATACTTAGTGAGCCGAGTGTCCGCGCTCAAGCGGCTGAGCTG GCGCAGTGGTGCAGTACGCGCGTCATCAACGACACCACCACAGTCGACGCCACGCGCGACCACGCTCTGCAA gTTCTGGGAGACGCGACGGTCCAGAATTTTGTCTCGGATTTCCTCTGGAAGGTTCTCAAAGGCTTCATGCAGCCGCGCTG GCTCGGAGGCggcaaggcggcggcggaggaaggcgcgtctgcgcctgcagagcccgcgcaggagggcgcgtcgccagcgagcgAGCCACAGGCGCCGGGAGGCGAGAAAGGCGAAAACGGGGACGAGACGGGTGAAAACCCGAACGTTGAAGCAGACAAAGACGAGCTCCGCAAGCGGCTTCAACAGGCACtagcagccgcaggcgacagcgcaggaggcgcaacCGTGGGGATCG agagggagagcctTGAACGCGTGCTCGCGCTACTTAACTCGGCGAACGAAGacgtccccccctccgctcGTGCTTCGCGGCATTCGCCCGCTTGCTCCAGTGAGCCGTCGCAAGCGAACTTACCCGTGACTTCGTCTCCATCGTCtccaggcgcctcgctctccgcgcctgttTCCTCTGATATTTCGGCTCAAGCCGCGGAGGTTTTCGTTTTCCCTGTGGCCttgtccgcggcgtctgcgggcgctgaaGACTCCGCTGAGTCTGTTTGGGTGCCGGCGCTCgagcctgcgcccgcgtcctctctgccCCTGACGGTTTACGCGGAGCAGGACTCTTGTCAAGCTGCTGCGGAAGGCGTGTCTCCGCTatccgcttcgcctccttctctctcgtcttcctctccgcttctcgctgcgccctcgcgcccgggGGCGGCGTATCCGACAgg ctcgctgtcgcctctgggGTCGTTCTGCGAACTGCACGAGCTCGCAGAACCCGGGGGActcggagacagcgaagagaacgagagTGCCCAGGCGCAGCCGTCGCCGggacgcgccctcgccctcacAGACGCGCGACCGCCGTCGCCAAAGGACGAGACGGCTCCGCGAGAGGATCCAAGTGAAGAGGCGAAACTTCAAGAGAAATTCgaaagcgacgaggaagacggagagacgcaggcgcccgcggcgccagacccagacgcagctgcctcgtTCAGGGGGcgattctctctctcggcgttcGCCAACGAGATCCtggggcgccggcggcagagagagaacggtGAGGGCaccggaggcgcgggagacgcgacgaGAGGGAGACTACGGAGAGGTGGGCGATGGCATGAGCCTGAGAACcccggcagcagcgagagaggcaacgACGAGACAGGCAACGCCGAGACAGGCAACGCCGACGCAAACGGCGCCTCGCTGacgtcgcctcttctccctcagGAGGAGGTCGAGGCCGCACGCAGACTCACCGCTTCGTTCTCGCGTCTCATGCCCGCTAACCCGCGTGCGTCCTCGCCCTGGAGAGAGGCCgaaaaaggagacgcgcctgcaAACAAACCCGGCAGGGACGAAGACTAG
- a CDS encoding ribonucleoside-diphosphate reductase small subunit (encoded by transcript BESB_033490) codes for MAPTNLSPCLLSSPEVTSLGSAGDKSTAWLTSQEVLNAATDPKLLSTIVQKHRTPEQKQLSEEVKEAEKSEPLLTPNKHRWVMLPIHHHAIWEMYKKQEASFWTAEEIDLAQDMTHWESLNKNEKHFIKYVLAFFAASDGIVLENLAEKFMAEVQIPEARAFYGFQIAMENIHSETYSLLIDQYIRDEKEKLQLFDAIHNVKAVAVKAAWAAMWINDRNSFAERLVGFACVEGILFSGSFCAIFWLKKRGLMPGLTFSNELISRDEGLHADFACLLYSQLKRKLPDKVVQDMVREAVTVERAFICEALPVDLIGMNNRSMAQYIEFVADRLLTSLGVPKIFFATNPFDWMELISLQGKTNFFEKRVGDYQKAGVMADKEQQKFVLDADF; via the exons ATGGCGCCCACGAACCTCTCTCCGTGTCTTCTCAGCTCGCCCGAAGTGACGAGCCTcggctctgcaggcgacaAATCCACTGCCTGGCTGACCAGCCAGGAGGTACTAAATGCCGCGACCGACCCCAAGCTCCTCTCCACCATCGTGCAGAAGCACCGCACGCCTGAGCAGAAGCAGCTCAGCGAAGAAGTCAAGGAAGCGGAAAAAAGCGAACCCCTACTCACGCCGAACAAGCACCGCTGG GTCATGCTTCCGATTCACCACCACGCGATCTGGGAGATGTATAAGAAGCAAGAAGCTTCCTTCTGGACTGCCGAGGAGATCGACTTGGCGCAGGACATGACTCATTGGGAGTCGCTCAACAAGAACGAAAAGCACTTTATCAAATACGtgctcgctttcttcgctgccAG CGACGGAATCGTCCTCGAGAACTTGGCAGAAAAGTTCATGGCGGAGGTTCAGATcccggaggcgcgcgccttctaCGGCTTCCAGATCGCTATGGAAAACATCCACTCCGAGACCTACAG CTTGCTGATTGATCAGTACATTcgcgacgagaaggagaagctcCAGCTCTTCGACGCCATCCACAACGTGAAGGCCGTCGCAGTCAAGGCGGCCTGGGCGGCGATGTGGATCAACGACCGCAACAGCTTCGCCGAACGATTG GTTGGCTTTGCGTGCGTGGAAGGCATTCTCTTTAGCGGCAGTTTTTGCGCGATTTTCTggctgaagaagcgcggcCTGATGCCGGGTTTGACATTTTCGAACGAGTTGATTTCCCGTGACGAGGGTCTGCACGCAGACTTCGCCTGCCTGCTCTACTCGCAGCTGAAGCGGAAGCTACCCGACAAGGTCGTTCAGGACATGGTGCGCGAGGCCGTCACTGTCGAGCGCGCCTTCATCTGCGAAGCACTCCCCGTTGACCTCATCGGCATGAACAACC GCTCTATGGCGCAGTACATTGAGTTCGTGGCGGACCGGCTACTGACCTCTCTGGGCGTGCCGAAGATTTTCTTCGCGACGAACCCGTTCGACTGGATGGAGCTGATCTCGCTGCAAGGCAAGACGAACTTCTTCGAGAAGCGCGTGGGTGACTACCAGAAGGCCGGCGTCATGGCGGATAAGGAGCAGCAAAAGTTCGTCCTCGACGCGGACTTCTAA